AAGGGGCAGGTTGTGGCCGAGCTTGAGCCGCTCCGTTCTTCAGTCCTTGACCCAAGGAGCAGGGCAGAGGCCCTTGCTGCTGTTTCAGCAGCCCAGGCAACGCTCAATGCGGTCAGGGAGGAAGAACGTTCTGCAGAGGCATCTGCTGATTATGCAAGAAAGAACATTGAGCGTCAGAAAAAGCTTTTCGAATCGGGCTATGTTGCCAAGGACACCCTCGATCAGGCTGACGCTGACGCAAAGAGGACCGAGGCGGGCCGCCTCTCGGCAGAGGCGCGGGTAAAGGCTGCGCGGGCAGAGCTGGAGCGCGCAAGAAGCCTGTTGGGCCATTCTGCTGCTGAAGGGACTGTTGACCGGGAGAGGGTCGTGACAGTCAGGGCGCCGGCTGCGGGCAGGGTTCTGAAAATCAATCACGAGAGTGAAGGCGTGATTGCTGGCGGCGAGCCGGTGATCGAGATCGGGGACCCCGAGACGATCGAGGTGAAGGCAGAGGTCCTTTCTGCGGAGGCAGTAAAGATCAAGCCGGGCGGGGCCGTACTCTTTGAGCGCTGGGGAGGCAGTGAACCGCTCTCCGGCCTGGTGCGGGTCATCGAGCCTGCGGCATTCACGAAGATATCGAGTCTCGGCGTGGAGGAGCAGAGGGTGCTGGTGATAGCAGACATAACCTCAGTGCCTGAGGCCTGGAAAAGGTTAGGAGACGGGTATCGGGTCGAGGCGAGCTTTGTGATATGGGAGGGCAGGGATGTTCTGCAGGTACCTTCGAGCGCACTCTTCAGAAAGGGTGAGGGATGGGCGGTTTTTGTTGCTGATAAGAACAGGGCACGTCTGAGAGAGGTCAATGTCGGCCATAGAAACGGCCTTGTGGCAGAGATCGTTTCAGGTCTGACCGGGAAGGAGCAGGTCATCACTCATCCAGACGAATTGATAAAGGACGGTGTCAGAGTGCGCCTGAGAAATAGCGGGAAATAATGGAGAGGACAGAAGTCCTTTATCTGTCAAAGAACATAAAACAGGACATTAGAGATTATTTCGATGTAAATCCTGTTTGGAGACTGTTAATATATGCAGCGATGAAGGAGAAGAGGAATTGAGGAAATATGTTATGGAAGCGTCTCCGCTTGGGCCTTCGCGAAAGGTGAAGGCAGCTATCCGCAAAGCCGTCAAGGACATTAATATGCAGCCAGAGGAAGGGTGGGCGCGTCTTGAGCGGCTGTTTCTTTCAAAATTTGGAATTGGCAAAGAAAGTCTTCTCTTTGCCAATTCACTGAAAGAGCTTTTGTTTGCCATCTGCCGGAGTCTCAGGCCAAGGAGAATACTGATTATTGGTCCTGCATTAAACATCTACCGGGAGGCTGCCCAGGCTGCCGGTGCGGTTATTGAATCTCTGTGTGGCAAGGAAGAGGGCTTCTTTCTTCCTGATATGTGCGCCCTTGTCGAAAAGGCCGAGGGCTCAGACCTCGTCTTTATCGCAAACCCCAACAGGATCAGCGGCAAAGTTATGTCCGACGCAGTGTTGAAGCAGCTGCTCGCAGCTCTTGCCCTGAAGGACTGTGTTACGGTAATTGATGAAGCGCTTATGGAGTTTGTAGAGGAAGAGGGTTTTATCCGGAGAGCCGGACAGAACGGCCGTATTATTGTTCTCAGGACTACAGCCTATTACTTTGGTCTGCCTGGGCTTGAGCTTGCCTGTGCAGTGTCAGCTCCGAAGGCGATTGCGTCCCTGAGGCGGCAGTTGCAGAGTGATCCGAGCATCCCTGCGATGGAGGCAGCACGCACGGCACTCAAGGACAGGACGTACAGAAGAGTAATGGACAAATTTATGAAAGAAGAGAAACTGCTCTTAAGAAAAGCGATCAGCAGAATGCCCGGAATGGTTATGTTTGATTCTGATACCAATATCGTTCTTCTGAAGGCTGTTAATCTTGCTGTTGAGATTGCCCGTAAGGCAGCTGGGGCGGGGCTTGCCGTTGACCCCTGTTCTGATTGTGACGGACTTAATGATGCATTTCTCAGAATCTCGGTGATGAAGCATGATCATAACCGTAAACTTATCAAGCTGCTCAATGGGATCAGTCTGGAAGATGCAGAGAAGAAGAGCGGCGCTGCTTAACACGTAAGGGGCTACGAGATGCTGTGTATTTTGGTGTAACCGGATGCACTGAGCAGCGACTCTCCCCTGAGATTGATCATTTCGATAAAAGACTCAACCACATAGGGATCAAATTGTTTACCTGCGTTGAGGAAGAGCTCCTCCTTGACCTGATAGATCGAGAGGGCTTTCCGGTAAGACCGCTCCGACATCATGGCATCAAAAGTATCAACCACAGAAAGAATCCGTGCCTTAAGCGATAGTTCCTCTCCTCTTAGCCCATAAGGATAACCCGCGCCGTCATAGCGCTCGTGGTGCTGGATGATAGTCTGCCTTACTCCTTCGAGGGTGTCGATCGGGCTCAGGATCTCTTCTCCGATGAGCGGATGAGATTTGATCAAACTGTATTCTTTTGACGTGAGTTTGCCCTGCTTCTGCAGGATGAAACTCTCGATACCGATCTTGCCGATGTCGTGCAGAATGGATGCATGCTCGAGGATCTCAAGCTCTTTATAATCAAGGCCGATGAACCTGCCGAGTTCAAGGGCAAGGAGCTTGACTCTTTCTGAATGCCCCTTTGAGTAAAGATCGCTTGCCTCGAGGGCATTGACCAAAGACTGAATAGTGGCAAAATAGTTTCTTTTCACACTTTCATAAAGCCAGGCATTTTCCATCGAAACGATCGCCTGGTTTGAAAGGGTTGTCAGGATTTCCATGTCCTCGTCAGAAAAGGCTGATCCATTCTGCTTCATTTCGAGGATCATTGTCCCTATAATCTCCCCTTTCATCTTAAGCGGCACCCCTATTTTTGACAAAGGGTCATTGCCATGCTGAAGCAGGATTGGCTTGCCCTGAGCCATAACTTCGGTGTAATAAGCCTGATATTCCAGAGGCACATCTACGATGCTCTCTGTGCCAAGTCCCCTCCTGTACTGAATAATGAGGGGAGGCTGATTTGCGTTGCGGATGTGAAGAATGGCCCGTTCCGTGTTGAAGAGGTCAGCGGTGGTCCTGGTGATGATCTTCATGACCTCCTCAGTTTCGACAATGGAGGTCAGAATCCTGCCGACCTCGTTCATTTTTTTGAGGCGCTCGACGACCTTTTCAAGTTCCTTGTTCTTTCCCTTAACTTCTTTTGACAGCGAGGTGATAGCTTTGTTTGCCGTCTCGAGTTCCTTAAGTCTGAACTCAAGCTGGGAGTTGAGGTCCTCGACCTTGTTCTTATGCTCGAGATCCATCCTGATTCTGGAAAGCTCCCGTTCTTTGGAGAGATTTTTTTTATACAGTTTGTTCATCTCATCGATCATCCTGTTAAAGGCAGTACCGATGGTGCCAAGCTCATCTTTGCTTGATCCCTGAACGGTGGCGTTCCAATTGCCTCCCTCAACTTCCTGAATCGTGGTGAGGAGGTTCTTAAGCGGCGTCATCACGAAACGAGAGAAGAGCAGGCTCAGAACAACCGATATCACGATTACAATAATGATGTTCGAAAAGACGAGCATTCTTTTGATGGACAGCATTGTTGAGAAATTCCTCGATACGTCAAGCTTTACCTGGATGACACCGATAATCATTTCCCTGCTGTCATGACAAGCAAAGCATTCCTGTCTGTTTGCAATGTTACGGAAATAGCTGATCGTGCTGTTGTTCTGGACAACCGGCTTCTGGTGTATTTCATGTGTCGCAATCTTCATATAATCGGGGGATTTGGCGCCAATCTCCGACATGTTGGTAGATTTCAGGATTGTGCCGGCAGGCGAAAGTATCCTGACATGCACGATTTCCTTATTCTTTCCGATATTTTCGAGGATCTTCTGGACTTCCTGGGTGTTACCCAATTTCATGTCGTGAGCTATGGTGCGCTCGATGATATCACCTAAAAAAATGGTGTCATCGACCTTTGATTCGATCATCTTGGTGTTCTGCATTCTGAGAACGACAGCTGTCGTGATGCCGACCGTAATGATGATGGTGAAGGCTATTACCGCAATAATCTTGGTTTTGATAATCATATAGTTATCTGCTTATTTGCAAGATATATGCCCGAAAAAGAGTTGAAACGCCTTGAAATACAAGCAATTTATGGCAAAATTAGCGCTTCTGTGGTGTATTTCACCCATTATTGTTTGAAAACTCGCAGTTATGAATGCATCTTTATGAAACTAATTTTGTGCATTAGTATAGAATAATAATCTATGAGAAAACCTTTTGTTGTGATTGTAGGCAGGCCAAACGTCGGGAAGTCCACCCTCTTTAACCGGATGACCGGAACACATTCAGCAATTGTTGAAGACATCCCCGGTGTTACACGGGACCGGAACTACCTTGACGCAGAGTGGGAAGGCAAAAGCTATATGCTGGTCGATACCGGAGGTTTTTATATCGACCCGCCTGAGGACATCTTTGCCCAGGCCAAGGAGCAGGCTCTCTTTGCCATTGAGGAGGGCGACATTATCCTTCACCTCCTTGACGGCAAGGATGGCCTCACACCTGCTGACATGGAACTGGCCCGCCTTATCCGCACCTCGGGCAAGAAAGTCATCTGGCTGGTAAACAAGATCGATGCACCGGTAAGGGACGAAAGGTTCTATGATTTTTATGCCATCGGCGCGGATGACCTTTATCCCGTTTCTGCAGCCACCGGATACGGGTATGACGACTTCATGGACATCCTGGGTGCGTTGCTTCCGGAATACCATGAAGAAAAAACCGAATATCCCAAGATAGCGGTTGTCGGAAGGCCGAATGTCGGCAAGTCGACACTGGTCAATGCTCTAACGGGCAAGAAGCGTATGGTCGTGAGTGACGTGGCAGGGACTACAAGGGATTCTATTGACAGCCCCTGTACCTTCCACGGCAAGAAGTATATGATCATCGACACGGCAGGGCTCAGGAAAAAAGGCAAGGTCGGGTACTCGCTTGAGCGGTTCTCCATGGTGCGGGCGGTCAGGAGCATTGAACGCTGCGATGTTGCGCTCGTTGTTCTGGACATGAGTGTCGGAATTACCGAGCAGGACCAGAAGATCGCCGGCATCGTCAAGGACTACAATAAGGGTGTCGTATTCCTCCTCAACAAATGGGACCTTGTGACTAATCCTGAGGAGACCTTTAAAAACGTTCTGCCTGAACTGTACCGGAAGGTCTGGTTCGCTGAATATGCGCCGGCGATCACCATATCCGGAGTCTCTAAAAAAAGGATTACCAAGGTTTTTCCGGTGATCGATGTTATCATCGAAGAACGACGGAAGCGAATCACAACAGGAGAACTGAACAGGTTTTTCCGCGAGATCATTGCAACAATTTCACTTCCTATGTATAAGGGCAAGGAAGTAAAGATGTACTATATGACCCAGGTGGGTATCGAGCCTCCGGCATTTGTTGTTTTCTCGAATTACCGAAACGCGGTGATGGACTCTCACCTCAGATATATCGAGAGGAAGCTGCGGGAGTATTTCGGCTTCGGGGGAACGCCGATCAAGATCCATGTGAGGCCAAAAAAGAGAGATGCCTGAGGGTGAAGATGGTCAGGGTTATTGGCAGAAGCGTCCTCGATTTTTTCAGGGACAACGGCTTGATGCTCGCCGGTTCGATGTCCTATTTTACCATGATGGCGCTGGTGCCCCTCTGTCTTTTCCTGGTAACGGTATTCGGTTATTTCCTTGGACAATATCCTGATTTTTATAATTTCTTTATTGCAAAACTGGCAGGTTTTTTTCCTGCGGTGACACAGAATATTACCGATGATCTCACGAAGATCATCTCCTACAAAGGACTTGGAAAGTTCAGCCTTTTCCTTTACGGGGTCCTTTCTTTCCAGGTCTTTGCTTCTATGGAAGCAGCGCTGAATACCATTTTTAAGGTTAAGAAAAGAAGGCATTTTGTCGTCTCCGTAATTGTCTCTCTTGTCGTCGTGACGTTGATCATCGCGCTGCTGACCGCTTCCTTTGCAGCAGCCTCGCTTATACCGCTTTTAAAGACCCTCGGATCGGATTTTTCCGGTATCAGGATCGGCAAGATCACAAAGTTTCTTCTGCAGTTCGTTCTTCCTTTTGTGCTTGTTCTGTTTTCGATCATGCTTCTCTATGTTGTCGTGCCGAAGACGCGCGTTGCACTCTCTTCGGCGTTGAGGGGCGCTTTCTTTGCAACCGTCATGCTGGAGATTGCAAAGCATGCCTTTACGTGGTATGTGATCAACGTAGCGCATTTCGGGAAGATCTATGGCCCGCTGACCGCATTTGTCATGTTCCTGCTCTGGATGTTCTATTCCTCCGGCATCTTTTTAATCGGCGCCGAAATAGTGCATAATTTGGGGAGTCAAAAGCAGATAAGGAGCGTCAAATGATAGACCTGATCGGGACGATCGTTGAAGTGGGCACTGGTGAAGCCCTTTATGTGGGGAAGCTTGTCGAGATGAACGAATATGAAATTCATCTTGAGGCAGAGTCTGGCTGGGTCGTGGTCCCGATAGAACGGATCGCCTTTGTGCGGCCCAAAGAAGAAGCGGACTGGATAGCGCCGTAATGTTATTTCTGAAGAACATATGGGCAATTGGCGGCGGCAAAGGCGGCGTCGGCAAGAGTGTTATGGCCGCAAATCTTGCGTGCGGTCTTGCCCGGCAGGGAAGCAGGGTGACCCTTATTGACGCGGACCTTGCGGGAGCAAACATCCATA
The Nitrospirota bacterium DNA segment above includes these coding regions:
- a CDS encoding efflux RND transporter periplasmic adaptor subunit, producing MRPEVRRRILIITVSLAVILALVYGFMPKPVRVDLAQVKKGAMRVTIDEEGKTRVKDRFIVSAPVAGFLRRVELEVGDAIKKGQVVAELEPLRSSVLDPRSRAEALAAVSAAQATLNAVREEERSAEASADYARKNIERQKKLFESGYVAKDTLDQADADAKRTEAGRLSAEARVKAARAELERARSLLGHSAAEGTVDRERVVTVRAPAAGRVLKINHESEGVIAGGEPVIEIGDPETIEVKAEVLSAEAVKIKPGGAVLFERWGGSEPLSGLVRVIEPAAFTKISSLGVEEQRVLVIADITSVPEAWKRLGDGYRVEASFVIWEGRDVLQVPSSALFRKGEGWAVFVADKNRARLREVNVGHRNGLVAEIVSGLTGKEQVITHPDELIKDGVRVRLRNSGK
- a CDS encoding aminotransferase class I/II-fold pyridoxal phosphate-dependent enzyme, with the protein product MRKYVMEASPLGPSRKVKAAIRKAVKDINMQPEEGWARLERLFLSKFGIGKESLLFANSLKELLFAICRSLRPRRILIIGPALNIYREAAQAAGAVIESLCGKEEGFFLPDMCALVEKAEGSDLVFIANPNRISGKVMSDAVLKQLLAALALKDCVTVIDEALMEFVEEEGFIRRAGQNGRIIVLRTTAYYFGLPGLELACAVSAPKAIASLRRQLQSDPSIPAMEAARTALKDRTYRRVMDKFMKEEKLLLRKAISRMPGMVMFDSDTNIVLLKAVNLAVEIARKAAGAGLAVDPCSDCDGLNDAFLRISVMKHDHNRKLIKLLNGISLEDAEKKSGAA
- a CDS encoding HD domain-containing protein, yielding MIIKTKIIAVIAFTIIITVGITTAVVLRMQNTKMIESKVDDTIFLGDIIERTIAHDMKLGNTQEVQKILENIGKNKEIVHVRILSPAGTILKSTNMSEIGAKSPDYMKIATHEIHQKPVVQNNSTISYFRNIANRQECFACHDSREMIIGVIQVKLDVSRNFSTMLSIKRMLVFSNIIIVIVISVVLSLLFSRFVMTPLKNLLTTIQEVEGGNWNATVQGSSKDELGTIGTAFNRMIDEMNKLYKKNLSKERELSRIRMDLEHKNKVEDLNSQLEFRLKELETANKAITSLSKEVKGKNKELEKVVERLKKMNEVGRILTSIVETEEVMKIITRTTADLFNTERAILHIRNANQPPLIIQYRRGLGTESIVDVPLEYQAYYTEVMAQGKPILLQHGNDPLSKIGVPLKMKGEIIGTMILEMKQNGSAFSDEDMEILTTLSNQAIVSMENAWLYESVKRNYFATIQSLVNALEASDLYSKGHSERVKLLALELGRFIGLDYKELEILEHASILHDIGKIGIESFILQKQGKLTSKEYSLIKSHPLIGEEILSPIDTLEGVRQTIIQHHERYDGAGYPYGLRGEELSLKARILSVVDTFDAMMSERSYRKALSIYQVKEELFLNAGKQFDPYVVESFIEMINLRGESLLSASGYTKIHSIS
- the der gene encoding ribosome biogenesis GTPase Der, with protein sequence MRKPFVVIVGRPNVGKSTLFNRMTGTHSAIVEDIPGVTRDRNYLDAEWEGKSYMLVDTGGFYIDPPEDIFAQAKEQALFAIEEGDIILHLLDGKDGLTPADMELARLIRTSGKKVIWLVNKIDAPVRDERFYDFYAIGADDLYPVSAATGYGYDDFMDILGALLPEYHEEKTEYPKIAVVGRPNVGKSTLVNALTGKKRMVVSDVAGTTRDSIDSPCTFHGKKYMIIDTAGLRKKGKVGYSLERFSMVRAVRSIERCDVALVVLDMSVGITEQDQKIAGIVKDYNKGVVFLLNKWDLVTNPEETFKNVLPELYRKVWFAEYAPAITISGVSKKRITKVFPVIDVIIEERRKRITTGELNRFFREIIATISLPMYKGKEVKMYYMTQVGIEPPAFVVFSNYRNAVMDSHLRYIERKLREYFGFGGTPIKIHVRPKKRDA
- a CDS encoding YihY/virulence factor BrkB family protein, coding for MVRVIGRSVLDFFRDNGLMLAGSMSYFTMMALVPLCLFLVTVFGYFLGQYPDFYNFFIAKLAGFFPAVTQNITDDLTKIISYKGLGKFSLFLYGVLSFQVFASMEAALNTIFKVKKRRHFVVSVIVSLVVVTLIIALLTASFAAASLIPLLKTLGSDFSGIRIGKITKFLLQFVLPFVLVLFSIMLLYVVVPKTRVALSSALRGAFFATVMLEIAKHAFTWYVINVAHFGKIYGPLTAFVMFLLWMFYSSGIFLIGAEIVHNLGSQKQIRSVK